From the Nodularia sp. NIES-3585 genome, one window contains:
- a CDS encoding hybrid sensor histidine kinase/response regulator yields MSKDKELEIQMQFLEEARDYLNILEAVLLEIDSSNRIDLDRINAALRAAHSIKGGAGMMGFRTLSDLSHRLEDSFKVLKTRKNSGDLDTELPSLLLSGVDWLRQIVESLSQGNEIEDQWLSSFCYPVFDELRDRLGEPTPEDASTMLSPEDGQDIVPMLFESEVEGCLQRLESVLADSAQPCLQEEVAIMAAELGGLGEMLQLPAFTSLCESIGHHIGTVTSDRIPEIAQLALQSWRRSQALILTNQRDSLPTKLNVDTVVNYIPNPPQSTADAIAEFIEEAEATDDLTSVHILESSAVVYPDIPATDENFFDHTDEPITVGKERDISENSVRVSSKKLEEINDLFGELTVQRNGLNSQLEKLRKLLRSLNQRVQTLDRENHELRTAYDKITKRNNGEFSESNHVENIPEMADLEMDRHSKLDLRSQEVMETIIQVQEVTTDIQLSVDDTDQIARKLNKTSKQIQTKLTHIRMRPLSDLIERFPRALRDLNVEYGKNVHLQVEGEKTLIERSILEALNEPIMHLLRNAFDHGIEDPHTRRELGKPEQGLIEITATHHSNRTIITMRDDGRGISLEKIRSRAVAMGLDADLVANASEEELLSIIFEPGFTTSDQVTALSGRGVGMDIVRNNLKSVRGDISVNTELGVGTTFTLSVPFTLSVARVLLVESNKMLLAFPTEVISEIFLLPKEQVFSVADSEVINWQETTLPLIRLGRYFEFNCPRYDNPELETRPAIDASSVLIVKGNNQQVAIQVDRCWGEQEVAIRQVEGNIPLPAGFSNCTILGDGRVLALVNTNDLLYWIATNQRTPKNHHLPSIRLKTPFLFTDNNKISATSTHQKCTILIIDDSINVRRFLALTLEKGGYEVEQAKDGQDALEKLESGLKVAAIICDIEMPRLDGYGFLGRMNSSMEMKDIPVAMLTSRSSNKHRQLAMQLGARAYFSKPYNEQELLKTLEEIIGNVAETATSN; encoded by the coding sequence ATGTCAAAGGATAAAGAACTGGAAATCCAGATGCAATTTCTGGAAGAAGCGAGAGATTACCTGAATATTCTAGAAGCGGTTTTGCTGGAAATTGACAGCAGTAACCGCATCGATTTAGATAGAATTAACGCTGCACTACGCGCGGCTCATTCTATTAAAGGTGGCGCTGGGATGATGGGTTTTAGGACGCTGAGTGATTTATCTCATCGTTTGGAAGATTCTTTTAAAGTCTTAAAAACCCGCAAAAATTCTGGCGATCTTGACACGGAGTTACCAAGTTTACTACTTTCTGGAGTTGACTGGTTGCGGCAGATAGTCGAATCACTATCACAAGGAAATGAGATTGAAGATCAGTGGTTAAGTAGCTTTTGTTATCCAGTATTTGACGAATTACGCGATCGCTTGGGTGAACCCACCCCTGAAGATGCTTCTACTATGTTATCGCCAGAAGATGGGCAAGATATTGTCCCTATGCTGTTTGAAAGCGAAGTGGAAGGATGTTTGCAGCGTCTAGAGTCGGTTTTAGCAGATAGCGCCCAGCCTTGTCTACAAGAGGAAGTAGCCATTATGGCGGCGGAATTGGGCGGTTTGGGGGAAATGCTGCAATTACCAGCCTTTACGAGTCTTTGTGAATCTATAGGGCATCATATCGGCACTGTGACTAGCGATCGCATTCCCGAAATTGCTCAGTTAGCGTTGCAATCATGGCGGCGATCGCAAGCTTTGATATTAACAAACCAACGAGATAGTTTACCTACAAAACTGAATGTAGATACAGTAGTAAATTATATCCCCAATCCACCACAGTCAACGGCAGATGCCATCGCCGAATTTATTGAAGAGGCAGAAGCTACAGATGATTTAACATCTGTGCATATTCTCGAATCAAGTGCAGTGGTTTATCCAGACATTCCCGCTACAGATGAAAATTTCTTCGACCACACAGATGAGCCAATTACTGTTGGTAAAGAACGGGATATTTCCGAAAATTCTGTCCGAGTTTCTAGTAAAAAATTAGAGGAAATTAATGATTTATTTGGGGAACTGACTGTCCAGCGTAATGGGTTAAATTCCCAATTGGAGAAGTTACGTAAACTTCTGCGTAGCCTCAATCAGCGAGTACAAACACTCGACCGAGAAAACCATGAATTACGTACCGCATACGATAAAATTACCAAGAGAAATAACGGTGAATTTTCAGAGTCAAATCATGTAGAAAATATTCCAGAAATGGCTGATTTAGAAATGGATCGCCATAGCAAATTAGACCTGCGATCGCAGGAAGTTATGGAAACTATTATCCAAGTCCAGGAAGTCACCACAGATATTCAATTAAGCGTTGACGATACAGACCAAATAGCTCGGAAACTGAATAAAACATCCAAACAAATACAAACAAAACTTACTCACATTCGGATGCGTCCATTATCCGATTTAATCGAGCGTTTTCCTAGAGCTTTGCGTGACCTAAATGTTGAGTATGGAAAGAATGTTCATTTGCAAGTAGAAGGTGAAAAAACCTTAATTGAACGCAGCATTTTAGAAGCTTTAAATGAGCCGATAATGCACTTATTAAGAAATGCCTTTGATCATGGTATCGAAGACCCTCATACTCGCCGGGAGTTGGGTAAACCAGAACAAGGATTAATTGAAATCACAGCTACCCACCACAGTAATCGCACAATTATTACTATGCGTGACGATGGTCGGGGAATTTCTTTAGAAAAAATTCGCTCCCGTGCTGTAGCTATGGGTTTAGATGCTGACTTAGTAGCTAATGCTAGCGAAGAAGAACTGTTATCAATAATTTTTGAACCAGGATTTACCACTTCCGACCAAGTAACCGCCTTATCTGGTCGAGGTGTCGGCATGGATATCGTGCGTAATAACCTAAAATCAGTTCGCGGAGATATTTCAGTTAACACTGAGTTAGGAGTTGGCACAACCTTTACTTTATCAGTACCATTTACACTTTCTGTAGCGCGAGTTCTGCTAGTAGAAAGCAATAAAATGTTATTAGCATTTCCCACAGAAGTCATTTCCGAAATATTTTTACTGCCAAAGGAACAAGTATTTTCAGTAGCAGATAGTGAAGTGATTAATTGGCAAGAAACTACACTACCACTGATTCGCCTGGGTCGCTACTTCGAGTTTAATTGCCCCCGCTACGATAACCCAGAACTCGAAACTCGTCCAGCCATAGATGCTAGCAGTGTCTTAATAGTTAAAGGCAATAATCAGCAAGTCGCCATCCAAGTAGACCGTTGTTGGGGTGAACAAGAAGTAGCCATCCGCCAAGTCGAGGGTAATATACCTTTACCCGCAGGGTTTAGTAACTGCACAATTCTCGGTGATGGTCGAGTATTAGCATTAGTTAATACGAACGATTTACTATATTGGATTGCTACCAATCAGCGGACTCCTAAAAATCATCACTTACCATCTATCCGGTTAAAAACGCCCTTTCTTTTCACTGATAACAATAAAATATCAGCCACATCTACCCATCAGAAATGTACAATTTTAATCATTGATGACTCAATTAATGTTCGCCGCTTTTTAGCCTTGACTCTCGAAAAAGGAGGATATGAAGTAGAACAAGCTAAAGACGGTCAAGATGCCTTAGAAAAACTGGAAAGTGGTTTAAAAGTTGCAGCTATAATTTGTGATATTGAAATGCCTCGCCTTGATGGTTATGGCTTCTTAGGACGCATGAACTCAAGCATGGAGATGAAAGATATTCCAGTTGCCATGTTGACTTCTCGTAGCAGTAACAAACATCGCCAATTAGCCATGCAATTAGGAGCGCGGGCGTATTTTTCTAAACCTTATAATGAGCAAGAATTATTAAAAACCCTAGAAGAGATTATTGGAAATGTTGCCGAAACAGCAACTTCTAATTAA
- a CDS encoding DUF427 domain-containing protein — protein sequence MPKAIWNGTVLAESDNTIVVEGNHYFPADAIKKEYFQESNTHSNCPWKGVASYYSIEVDGQTNKDAAWYYPSAKEKAKNIEGYVAFWKGVKVEA from the coding sequence ATGCCCAAAGCAATTTGGAATGGCACTGTCTTAGCCGAAAGCGATAACACCATTGTTGTAGAAGGCAATCATTATTTCCCCGCCGACGCTATTAAAAAGGAATACTTCCAAGAAAGTAACACCCATAGTAATTGCCCTTGGAAAGGTGTTGCTAGCTACTACAGTATTGAAGTGGATGGACAAACCAACAAAGATGCAGCATGGTACTATCCCAGTGCCAAGGAAAAGGCTAAAAATATTGAAGGCTATGTTGCTTTCTGGAAAGGAGTCAAAGTCGAGGCTTAG
- a CDS encoding COG3650 family protein, with protein sequence MKTLIFCTLLLGLSSCLPANSTNNENNQVISSSPTTENQEFQAFGNEPFWSVKVSPSEIVYSSLATDEKLTFPYVRPLAADGRLPDTVRVYRLEEENNTMLIIRKSKGCSDTMSDDLHPYSSLFIRGDMVLEGCARKS encoded by the coding sequence ATGAAAACTTTAATTTTCTGCACTCTTTTATTGGGGCTGAGTAGTTGTTTACCAGCTAACAGCACCAATAATGAAAATAATCAAGTAATTTCCAGCAGTCCTACTACCGAGAATCAAGAATTTCAGGCTTTTGGTAATGAACCATTTTGGAGTGTCAAGGTTAGCCCCAGTGAAATTGTCTATTCTTCATTAGCAACCGACGAAAAGCTGACTTTTCCTTATGTCAGACCATTGGCTGCTGATGGTCGTCTCCCGGACACAGTGCGAGTGTATCGATTGGAAGAGGAAAACAATACTATGTTGATTATCCGTAAATCCAAGGGATGTAGTGATACCATGTCAGACGATTTACATCCTTACTCATCACTTTTCATCCGGGGCGATATGGTTTTGGAAGGTTGCGCCC